Genomic DNA from Planctomicrobium piriforme:
AATTGAGCGCCGCCAATCCGAATCAGGCGAATGCAGGTTCGATTCAGCATCTCGCTGACACGAGTTTGTCGCAGCTTGCCAGCGGCGTCACATTGCCGCAGCAGTCGATTACGATGTTCGTGCTCCAGGCCGGCGGGTCCGGGGCGGGAAATTTTGGATCCGCCGTCAGCTACATTGAAAATGCAGCGCCGAAAATCATCTCGACGACGGCCACCGTTACCAACAGCGGCGGGACCAGTTTTGGCACAGGGCGGCTGACCGCCAGCCTGATTGCGAATGCCGAAACGAGCGACCGGCTTGGCATTCGCAACGTCGGAACCGGAGCCGGGCAGATTGGCGTGACTGGCAACACGATCACCTATGGCGGGACGCCGATCGCCACATTCAGCGGCGGAACCAACAAGGTCGGGCTGACAATCGTCTTCAATGGGAGTTCCTCGGCCGCGGCGGCGCAAGCGCTGTTGCGAAATCTGACGTTTAGCAGTTCGTCGGAGAACCCATCGACGGCTGCGAGAACCGTGCGGGTCATTCTGACCGACGGCAACGGCGGTGCGAGTTCGTCTGTCACCAAGACCATCAATGTGAGCGCGGTGAATGATGCTCCCGTCGTTGCTGGATTCGGGGGCACGACAGCGTTCACAGGCAGCGGAGCGACGATCATTGACGGAGATGCGAGCGTTGACGACATCGATTCAGCGAATTTCGAAGGCGGCAACCTGACGGTCTCGCTCATTGCCAATGCCCAGGGGAGCGATGTGCTGGCGATTCGTAATCAGGGAACGGGCTCCGGCAAGATTGGCGTCAGCGGCAACAGCGTCACTTACGGCGGGGTCGCGATTGGAACCTTTTCTGGCGGGACGAATAAAGTCGCGCTGACCATCACGTTGAACCTGAACGCGACGCTGGCCGCCGCTCAGGCGCTGCTGCGAAATATCACATTCAACAATACGTCCGCAACTCGATCGACCGCACCGCGGACTGTTCGAGTCATGCTCAACGACGGCGATAACGGCGTCAGCACTGCGGTCGCGAAAACGATCACGGTTGCTGCCGGGAACTCTCCGCCAGTGATCGGTGGATTCGGCGGCAGCGCCAGCTATGGGGGCGGTAGCGCGATTTTAGTGGACGACGACGCAACGGTGACGGACGACGACTCTTCCAACTTCCAGACTGGAAAGCTCGTTATCACCCTGACTCAAAACGGCCAATCGACAGATGTGCTCGGAATCAGAAACGTCGGTGTTGCAGCCGGTCAAATTGGCTTGAGCGGGAACAACGTCACATACGGCAATATCGTCATCGGCGTCTTCTCAGGCGGCACGAACAAAGTTGGACTGACGATCACCTTCAATGCGAATGCGACGCCGCAAGCGGTGCAGGCACTGCTCAGGAAAATCACATTCCGCAGCACCCTCAGCAACCCGCTGGCGCTCCCGCGAACAGTCAGGGCCATTTTGACCGATGGCGACGGCGGCACGAGTCCGGCGGTGACGAAGACGATTGGTGTTGGTTGAAGGTTGAAGGTTGAGGGTTGAGGGTTGAGGGTTGAGGGTTGAGGGTTGAGCGCCCGTTGGGCGTTTACGGATGATCATCGAAGACACCGCTCATCACGCCATCCGTTGCATTTCACGCTCAACACTCGTCACTCAGCACTCCCCCCCCGTCTGGCACTGGACTCTCGTCCTGGATGATGGATTCCAATCAGACTTTTTCTCTTTCTCTATTTCCCGTATCTCCCCTGCTTCTGCTAAGCTACATCGGGAGGGCTGCGCTAGCGCAGGGTCATGCGCTGTGAATGCGACGCCTTCTGGCTCACAAATCTCGAAAGCGCTCCATGCTCACGTTTCATCGCTTACTGCGTCTGCGGTCGGGTTTCGCCAGTTATTTTGGAGCCGGGCGATCAAAGTCCCGACGGAGCAGGATGACCAGACGGGCCGCTTCCGCCGAGCAGTTCGAGCAGCGGGTGTTGCTGTCGGGGACGACACAACTGGCTTCGGTCAACACGGCGGGCGTTGTCGGCGATCAGCCATCCTACAGCCCGGCCATCAGCGCCGACGGCCGGTTTGTGGCCTTCTATGGTTATGCCACGAATATGGGGGTGGACAATCCAAACCTGTTGGCGCAAATCTACGTCCGTGATCTGCAGACAGGCGTGACCACTGTCGCGAGCACAGATTCCAATGGAAATCCACCAGACCATTACGGGGCGCTGTATCCTTCGCTCAGCGGCGATGGCCGCTATGTGATCTTCGTCAGCAACGCGACCAATCTCGTGCCTGACGACACCAACGGCGTCTCGGACGTGTTCATGAAGGACATGCAGACCGGAATCACTACCCGGGTCAGCGTGGACAGCGCAGGCAACCAGTCGAATGCCTATTCGGTCCAGGCGACGATCAGTGATGATGGACGGTTTGTGGCGTTCTTCAGTGCAGCCAACAATCTGGTCAGCGGAGATGTCAATAACGCAGGCGACATCTTCGTGCATGATCTGGTCACCGGCGAGACGCGCCTGGTGAGCACCGCTTCCGACGGAAGTGCCGGGAACTTCGAGTCAGTGGAGCCGACGCTCAGCGGCGATGGGCGATTGGTGGCGTTTCGCAGTACCGCGAATAACCTTGTGCCTGGCGATACCAACGCCGTCCCGGACGTCTTTGTGAAAGACCTGCAAACAGGCGTCACGACCCGCGTCAGCGTCAGTTCCGCAGGTGTCCAATCGAACAATCTCTCGCAGACGCCAACGCTCAGCGGTGATGGCCGCAGCGTCGTTTTTTACAGCTACAGCGACATTCTGGTCCCTGGCGATACGAATTCCGCAGCCGATATCTTCGTGCGTGACCTCGTCACCGGCGAGACGACTCGCGTCAGCGTCAGCAGTACTGGCGAGCAAGGTTTTGGAGGGTCGTATCTTGCTGACATCAGCACGGATGGCCGCTATGTGTCGTTTCAGAGCGACTCCAGCAACCTGGTGAATGGGGACGTGAACGGGACATCTGACGTGTTCGTGCATGACCGCCAGACCGGAATCACCCAGCGCATCAGCGTGATGAACGATGGTCACGGGAATCGCTACGGCTCCCTATTGGCGGCGATCAGCGGCGACGGCCACAGCGTGGTTCATTTCAGCTACGAGCGGGCGCTCGAGCAAGGTGGCGATAGTTTCCATCGACAGATTTTTGTGTTCACGGAGCATGCTCCGGCGTCGATCGCGCTCTCCAACGCGACAATTCCAGAGAATCGGCAAGTCGGCGCGACCATTGGCAAGCTCAGCGCGACCGATCCTGATCCTCGCGAACGGCTCACCTTCTCGCTCGTCTCTGGTCCGGGCAGTACCGACAACGCCAGCTTCGCCCTCGTCGGCAGCCAGCTCATCACGACGGCCTCGTTCGATTACGAGACTAAGAACAGCTATTCGATCCGAGTGCGCGTCACCGACTCTGTGGGCTTGACCTACGAGCAGACGTTTGAAATTAGCGTTACCGACGTCAACGAGCGGCCTGTGATTGCAGGGTTTGACACTCCGGTAACCTACCCCGTGGGACATGCCCCGTTGCTGCTGGACAGCAACGTGACCGTCGCTGACCCGGACTCAGCCGACTTCGCAGGTGGCCGACTCACGGCGAAGCTGACTCAAAATGCCGAGAGCTCCGACTTGCTGTCGATCAAGACCTTTGGCGGCGTCACCCTCAGCGGCAGCGACGTGCTGGTGGGCGGCATCGTTGTCGGCACCTTCTCGGGCGGCAGCGGCTGGTCGGCGCTGGCGATTGAACTCAACAGCAACGCCACTCGTGCCCGAGTGCAGACGCTGCTGAGAGCGATTGCCTTCAGCAGTTCCTCCAGCACGCCGTCCAACCTGCCGCGAACCGTGGAGGTGAAGGTCACTGACGGCGACGGCGGCGTCAGCGCCCCGGTGACGAAGACCATTTCGATTTAGCCGCTGATCCCGGTGAAGTGTGGCGAAGTATAGACGCCAAAACTGCATGATAGATTGAATCATATCGCCGCCAGGACGCGACAATGTCCATGACATTTGCTCTAGTTCCAGCCATGCGGCAACTCAGGGCTCATTATTCTCGAAAGCGTTTCATGCTCACGTTGCATCGCTTACTGCGTCTGCGGTCGGAATTCGCTAGTTACTTCGGAGCCGGTCGTTCAAAGTCCCGGCGGAGCGGGATGACCAGACGGGCCGCTTCCGCGGAGCAGTTCGAGCAGCGGGTCCTGTTGTCGGGGACGACGCAGGTCGTTTCGGTGAGCAGTGAGGGGACGCCGGGGAATTCCTCGTCTTACTCGCCGGCGATCAGCGCGGATGGTCGTTTTGTTGCGTTCTACAGCTATGCCTCGAATCTCGCCCCTGGAGACGTGCCGTTCGGCACTCCGGATATTTATTTGCGGGATCTGCAGAACGGAGTGACGACGCTCGTCAGCACGGATGCCAACGGCAACGCCGGCAACAACGGATCCTACTTTCCCTCCCTGAGCGGCGACGGCCGATTCGTGACTTTTGTCAGCGATGCCACGAACTTAGTCATCGGCGACACCAACGGCGTCGCCGATGTGTTCGTGAAAGACATGCAAACGGGGATCACCACGCGCGTCAGCGTGGACAGTGCGGGCGGCGAGGCCAACGCCTATTCAACTCAGCCCGTGATGAGCGACGACGGCCGTTATGTGGCTTATCTCAGTCTGGCGAGTAATCTGGTTGCCAATGACTTCAACGGGAAGGGCGACGTGTTTGTGCATGATCTGGTCACCGG
This window encodes:
- a CDS encoding cadherin domain-containing protein, with product MTRRAASAEQFEQRVLLSGTTQLASVNTAGVVGDQPSYSPAISADGRFVAFYGYATNMGVDNPNLLAQIYVRDLQTGVTTVASTDSNGNPPDHYGALYPSLSGDGRYVIFVSNATNLVPDDTNGVSDVFMKDMQTGITTRVSVDSAGNQSNAYSVQATISDDGRFVAFFSAANNLVSGDVNNAGDIFVHDLVTGETRLVSTASDGSAGNFESVEPTLSGDGRLVAFRSTANNLVPGDTNAVPDVFVKDLQTGVTTRVSVSSAGVQSNNLSQTPTLSGDGRSVVFYSYSDILVPGDTNSAADIFVRDLVTGETTRVSVSSTGEQGFGGSYLADISTDGRYVSFQSDSSNLVNGDVNGTSDVFVHDRQTGITQRISVMNDGHGNRYGSLLAAISGDGHSVVHFSYERALEQGGDSFHRQIFVFTEHAPASIALSNATIPENRQVGATIGKLSATDPDPRERLTFSLVSGPGSTDNASFALVGSQLITTASFDYETKNSYSIRVRVTDSVGLTYEQTFEISVTDVNERPVIAGFDTPVTYPVGHAPLLLDSNVTVADPDSADFAGGRLTAKLTQNAESSDLLSIKTFGGVTLSGSDVLVGGIVVGTFSGGSGWSALAIELNSNATRARVQTLLRAIAFSSSSSTPSNLPRTVEVKVTDGDGGVSAPVTKTISI